Proteins encoded in a region of the Orcinus orca chromosome X, mOrcOrc1.1, whole genome shotgun sequence genome:
- the LOC101288795 gene encoding LOW QUALITY PROTEIN: ubiquilin-1-like (The sequence of the model RefSeq protein was modified relative to this genomic sequence to represent the inferred CDS: deleted 2 bases in 1 codon; substituted 1 base at 1 genomic stop codon), whose protein sequence is MAKNGESLSPPSSQDSATTAKGAGPPATAASTEPNITKVTLKTLKKEYFTVSKNNQDTLSQHGIHNGLIVHLVIKTQNRPQNHSAQQKHTSGSSATTSSAPNSNSTFGSAASNLFGLGGLRGLAGLSSLGLNSTNFFELQSQVQQQLVSSPEIMVQITENPSVQSMLSNPDLMRQLIMANPQMQQLIQRNPESNYMLNNPDIMRQTLELAKNPAMMQEIMRNQDRALTNLGSIPGYYNALWCTYPDIQELMLSAAQEQFGGNPFASLVSNISSGEGSXPSRTEYRDRLPKTWAPQASQNSSASEGGTQKCLGGTSGSAVSGTAGQSSVPNLGPGVRASMFNTPGMQSLLQQITENSQLMQNMLSVPYMRSMMQSLSQNPDLAAQMQTADKLLAMSNPRATQALLQIQQGLCL, encoded by the exons ATGGCCAAGAATGGTGAAAGTCTCAGCCCCCCAAGCTCCCAGGACAGTGCCACCACTGCCAAAGGTGCCGGCCCCCCTGCCACCGCTGCCTCCACAGAACCCAACATCACAAAAGTCACCCTGAAGACCCTGAAGAAGGAGTACTTCACAGTGTCCAAGAATA atcaagataCTTTAAGTCAGCATGGAATTCACAATGGACTTATTGTTCACCTCGTcatcaaaacacaaaacagaccTCAGAATCATTCAGCTCAGCAAAAACACACCAGTGGAAGCAGTGCTACCACATCATCGGCTCCTAATAGTAACTCCACATTTGGTTCTGCTGCTAGCAACCTTTTTGGTTTAGGTGGCCTTAGAGGACTTGCAGGTCTGAGTAGCTTGGGTTTGAATAGTACCAACTTCTTTGAACTACAAAGCCAGGTGCAGCAGCAACTTGTGTCCAGTCCTGAAATAATGGTCCAGATCACGGAGAATCCCTCTGTCCAGAGCATGCTTTCAAATCCTGACCTGATGAGGCAGTTAATTATGGCCAATCCACAAATGCAGCAGTTGATACAGAGAAATCCAGAAAGTAATTATATGTTGAATAATCCAGATATTATGAGACAAACATTGGAACTTGCCAAGAATCCAGCAATGATGCAGGAAATAATGAGAAACCAGGACCGAGCCTTAACCAACCTAGGAAGCATCCCA GGATACTACAATGCTTTATGGTGCACGTACCCAGATATTCAGGAACTAATGCTGAGTGCTGCACAAGAACAGTTTGGTGGTAATCCATTTGCTTCCTTAGTGAGCAATATATCCTCAGGTGAAGGTAGTTAACCTTCCCGTACAGAATATAGAGATCGATTACCCAAAACGTGGGCTCCACAGGCTTCTCAGAATTCATCAGCTTCTGAGGGAGGCACTCAGAAGTGCCTGGGAGGCACTAGTGGTAGTGCTGTCAGTGGCACTGCTGGGCAGAGTTCTGTGCCAAATTTGGGGCCTGGAGTAAGAGCTAGTATGTTCAACACACCAGGAATGCAGAGCTTGTTGCAACAAATAACTGAAAACTCACAACTTATGCAAAATATGTTGTCTGTCCCCTACATGAGAAGCATGATGCAGTCACTAAGCCAGAACCCTGACCTTGCTGCACAGATGCAGACTGCTGATAAGTTATTGGCAATGTCAAACCCTAGAGCAACGCAGGCCTTGTTACAGATTCAGCAGGGTTTATGTCTCTAA